GATCTCGATTGGCTGCGCAAGAATGGCTGGCCGGTGATCCGCGAGGTCGCGAATTTCTGGGCCAGTCGCGCGAGCTACGACAAGGCCAGGCAGCGCTACGAAATCCGCGATGTCGTTTCGGTGATGGAACCGTATCCGCACGTCGACGACGACACCTTCACCAACGCTTCGGCGGCGAAGGCATTGCGGATCGCCGCCGAAGCGGCGAAGACAGTCGGCGCGCAACCCGATCCACGCTGGATTGAGATTGCCGACAAACTTGATATTCCGTTTTCGGCGTCGGGCCAGCACCACCTCGACTTCGCTCCGGGCACGCCGCTGCACGATCCCGGCGACAACGACCTGGCGTTCCTGATGTTTCCTTCGCTGGACCTGGCGATGGATGCCACGACGCGGCGCAACGACTACCGGATCGCCGCCGCGCCGCTGGAGCAACCGGGCGCGACGGCGACCTCGATGGGGCTCGCGCCGCTCACGATCGCCGCCGCGACCACGGGCGACGCGACGGGCGCGGCGCGCTGGCTCGCCGACAACATCAGCGGCGACATGATGAAGCCGCCGTTCAACGTCCGCACGGAAACGCCGGACAACAATACCGGCTGGTTCCTCACCGGCTCGGCGGGCTTCGTGCAGAGTCTCGTTTACGGGTTCACCGGATTGCGCATCGAGGATGCCGGCCTGGTGCAGGCCTATCCGCCGGTGCTGCCGTCACGATGGAAATCGCTGACGCTGACCAACTTGAACTTCCGCGGCAAGCATTTCGACATCACGATTGACCGTGACGCAAGCGGCAAGCCGCGGCTGCAGCGCACGCCCGCTTCGGAGAAAGAGGCGCCATGAATCCCGTCATCCGCAATGCGCGCTGGTGGCTTGCCGCATTGGCTGCCGCACTGGCGTGCGCGCCGGCCATGGCGGCGACGACACACGTTGACGCGCAGGACACGGTGCATGCACCGGCTTACTACGACAAGATCAACACCGCCCGCGCCCAACTGATGGCGCAGCTGTATCCGGTGACGGTCGAACAACGTCGCATCGGCGGTGTGCCGACGCAGGTGCTCACGCCGAAGCAAGGCATCGCGCCGGCGCAGCGGCATCGCGTGCTGATCAACCTGCACGGTGGTGCATTCCTGTGGGGCGCGGGCGCCGGCGGACTGGTCGAAGCGATTCCGGTGGCGAGCGTCGGCCGTATCGAAGTGATCACCGTGGATTACCGGCAAGGTCCCGAGCACCTCTTTCCCGCCGCCAGGGAAGATGTCGCCGCGGTGTACCGCGCGCTGCTCAAGCAGTATCCCGCGAAAAACATCGGCATCTACGGTTGTTCGGCGGGCGGCGTGCTGACCGGCGAGGCGGTGGCCCGGTTCATCCACGAACACTTGCCGGTGCCGGGCGCGATCGGGATGTACTGCGGGGCCTTGGCCGAATTGAGCGGCGACTCGGCGTGGATCGCGCCCGTGCTCGATGGCGGCGCGCCGACGACGTCGCCGCTGAAACTCGCCGACCTGCCGTACTTCAAGCGCGCGCACGCCAGCGACTCGCTGGTGTTCCCCGCGAACTCGCCGGAATTGCTGAAGCAGTTCCCGCCCACGTTGCTGATCACCGGCACGCGCGACTTCACGATGAGTTCGGAAATCCAGAGCCAGCGGCTGCTGACGAACGCCGGCGTCGACGCGGAGTTGCACATCTGGGACGGCATGTGGCATTCGTTCTTTTCCGATCCGGAGATGCCGGAATCGAAGGAAGCCTACGCGGTGATGGTGCATTTCTTCGACCGTCACCTCGGACACTAGCGATGCGCGCCGTGGCCGCGAACCCCCTCCACGAAGCGATGCAGCGCGTCAATGGCCTCCTCAAGGCCGGCGAGTTTCGCGCGGCGCGCGATGCACTTCGGGAAACTGTCGAAGCGCATCCCGATTACGCCGAGGCGCAGCGTCTGCTCGGTGGCGTCACGCTGATGCTCGGCGACGCGGCGGATGCGGAGCGGATCCTGCGGCGCGCCATCGAGCGCGATCCGGAGTGGGCGCCCACGCTCACCACGCTCGGCGAACTGCTGCTGGGCAGCGGCCGTCACGCCGAAGCGGAAACCCTCCTGCAGCGCGCCGCCACTACCAAGCAACCCGATCCGCATGCGGCGCAGGTGCTGGCGCGCTACTACAACGATCGAAAGCAGCCGGCCCGGGCGCTAGCGATCACCGCGCCGTTCTGCGCACGCGACGACGTGCCCACCGAACTGAGCGTCCAGCACGTCACCGCGCTGGTCGCGCTCGGCCGCAGCGGCGACGCCATCGAATGGTGCAGGAAACAGTTGGCGCGCTCGCCGGATGACGCTGCCGCCGAACAGGCTCTGGCCACCGCGCTGCAGGCCGCGAACCGCCATGGCGACGCGGAAAGCGTCGCCCGGCGTGCATTGGAGCGCGGCCCCCGCAACGCCACGTTGTGCTACACGCACGCGCGCAGCCTGGTCGCGTTGGGCGAATACGCGCGCGCCGAAACCGCGCTGCGCGATTGCCTGCGGCTGGAACCGCAACACGTCGATGCGCACGGCGATCTCGCGCGACTGATATGGATGCGCAGCGGCGACGAGGACGAAGTCACGGCCGCGCTCGACGCGGCATTGCAGACGTTCCCCAACAACGATGCGCTGTGGGCCGCGAAGGCCGCGGTGCTGCAGGGCGCAGGCGATGCGCGCGCGGCCTGGGCATGCCTCATGGCGCGCGTCGAGCGTCCGCAAGCGCCGCCGGCCCTCCAGGTGCGCGCCGGACTCGCCGCACTGGAGTTCGATTCGCGCATCGCGCTCGATCGCGCCGAATGTGCGTTGCGCGCGATGCCGAACGACCCCACGGCACGCACGCTGCAAGCCGCCGCGCTGCTGGGCGTCGGCGATGCGCAGGCTGCACTGCGGACTTGTGACGTGCTGCGGCGCGAATCACCCGACGATCAATACCTGCTCGCGCTGCAGACGACCGCATGGCGCATGCTGGGCGACGCACGTTACGCACAGCTTTGCGATTACCCGGACCTGGTAGTGGCGTATCGCCTCGAACCGCCGCCGCCGTGGACGAATCTCGCTGACTTTCTCGACGAACTGCAACGCGCGCTCGGCCGGTTGCACGATGCGTTCAAGTATCCGCTGCTGTTCCAGTCGCTGCGCCACGGCACCGAAACCACCAACGACCTGACGCGCAGCGACGACCCCGCGATCCGCGCATTGTTCAGCGCGTTCGACGCGCCGATCCGCGATTACATCGCGCGGATGGGCGAGGGCACCGATCCGCTGCGCCGTCGCAACCGCGGCACCTACAAGTTCAACGGAAGCTGGTCGGTCAGGTTGCGCAATGACGGCTTCCATCACAACCACGTGCATCCGCGCGGCTGGATTTCATCCGCGTGTTACGTCGCGTTGCCGGGAATCATGAAGGATGCGGCCAGCCGCGAAGGCCTTCTGACGTTCGGCGAGCCCGGCATCCTCACCACGCCTGCGTTGGCGGCGCAGCACGAAGTGCGTCCGGGAACGGGCATGCTGGTGTTGTTCCCGTCGTATTTCTGGCACGGCACCGTGCCGATTTCAGGCACGCAGACGCGCCTGACCGTTGCGTTCGACGCGGTGCCCGATCGTTAGTCAGGCGCCCGGCAGCGCATTGAACGCGATCACGATGCGCGGTTCGTCGCTGTCGTGCGGTTCCACGTAATGTTCCATCCAGCACGGGAACAGCACCAGCAGTCCCGCTTCCGGCGTCAACTGGATGTCGCTGTAGCCGTTCGGCACCGCGCCCTTGACGTAGCCGTGCACCACGCCGGGTCGCGGATCACGGAACACGAACCGTCCGGAGCCCGGCGGCACCTTGAGATAAAACGATCCCGACAGCAGGCAGCCTTCGTGCACGTGCAGGAAATTGAAACCGCCGCGGTCGTGCAGGTTCACCCACGATTGCAGGTCGAACGGAATGCCCGCGACGCCCATGTCGCGCAACGCGCTGGCGCACGCCGCGCGCACGCTGTCGCGCAAGGCCGCAAACACCGGCCGTTCGAGCACCGCCATGTCCTCGCTGTTCCAGCCTTGGCGGTTGGTGCGTCCCGCCGGTTTGGGACTGGCCGCGCGCATGCGCAGGACTTCCGCGTTCCATTCGTCGAAACGGCCGCGCAGCGACGGCAGACGCGCCTGCCAGATGCGCGTCGGAAAAAGGTCGTAGGCTTGCAGCACGGGCGTCGTGACGGGAGCCACGGACGGATGCACGATCGTTTTGTCGCTGCTGGTTGCCACGCTGTCTCCCGCGTTACACCATGATCAACGAACCGGCCGCGTGCGGAGGAAGCCGAACCGGCCGCGTGCGGAGGAGGCAATGTCGAAACAACATCCGTTGCGCGCGTGGTTGATCGGCATCCTGCTGCTGGTCACCAGCGCGGCCATGTGGGCGCTTCCGCCGCCGCCCCAAACATGGCAGCCCGACATCGAGCAGCTCGTCGCGAATGATAGCGCGCACCCGCCGCCGCAACGGGGCGTGCTGTTCGTCGGCAGCTCGTCGATCCGGATGTGGACGAGGCTGGCCAGCGACTTCCCGGGCGTGCCGGTGATCAACCGCGGTTTCGGCGGCTCGGCGATCGCCGACAGCACGTTTTACGCGGACCGCATCATCGTTCCGTACCACCCGAGGCTGATCGTGATGTACGCCGGCGACAACGACATCGCCGAAGGCGACACGCCGGCGCAGGTGCGTGATGAGTTCAAGGCGTTCGTCGCGCGCGTGCGCCGCGCCTTGCCGGCTACCGCGATCGTTTACATCTCGATCAAGCCGAGCCTCGCGCGTGCGGCATTGTGGCCGCAAATGCGCGAAGCCAACCGCCTGATCGCCGACCGGTCGCGCGAACAACACGGCATCACCTTCGTAGATGTCGCGGCGCGGATGCTGGATGCGGGTGGCCAGCCGCGCGCCGAATTGTTCCGCGCCGACGGCTTGCACATGGACGCGGCCGGATACGCGATCTGGGTGCGGGCGCTGAAGCCGGTGCTTGCCCGGTATGGCTTCGCGGTGCACTGATCGAACGGATCGCGTGTCGCAAGCGCCGAGACGCCACGGCGTATGCTGACCGGATGTCAGCCATCCCTCCCGCGCGTATCAAGGGACGCGGCGCCGCTTCCAATCCGGAAGGGCGCTTCGAGCACGTGCGCCACCAGGCCGAGGACGACGGCTGGCAAAGCGCGTTGCTGGACGAAGCCGCGCCGCGTCCGCGCACCGAAGTCACGGAAGAACGCGCGCGCAGCGTGATCACCCGCAACGATTCGCCCGACATCGCCTTCGAGCAGGCGATGAATCCGTATCGCGGCTGCGAGCATGGCTGCATCTATTGCTTCGCGCGGCCGTCGCACAGTTACCTGAATCTTTCGCCGGGGCTGGATTTCGAAACCAGGTTGCGCGCGAAGACGAACCTTGCCGACGTGCTGCGCGCGGAATTGTCGAAGCCAGGCTACGTGGTGAAGCCCATCAACATCGGCAGCAATACCGATCCGTACCAGCCCGTCGAAAAGAAGTGGCGGTTGACGCGCGCCGCGCTGGAAGTGCTGGCGGAATGCCGCCACCCTTGCACCATCGTCACCAAGAATGCGCTGGTCGAACGCGACCTCGACATCCTCGGCGCGATGGCGAGCGAAAAACTGGTGCAGGTGTTCGTGTCGGTGAATTCGCTGGACAACCGGCTGGCGTCGAAACTGGAGCCGCGCGCGTCTGCACCGCATCGGCGCCTGCAGGCGGTGCAGGCGCTCACGCAAGCGGGCGTGCCGACCGGTGTGCTGGTGGCGCCGGTCATTCCCGCGTTGAACGACCGCGACATGGAAGCGGTGCTGGAACGCGCCGCCGAAGCCGGCGCCAACACGGCCGGCTACACGGTGCTGCGCCTGCCGTGGGAACTGAAAACCCTGTTCCGCGAATGGCTTTCGATCCACGTGCCGCAGCGCGCCGAACACGTGATGAGCCTGGTCCAGCAGATGAATGGCGGCCGCGACTACGATTCCGATTTCCGCACCCGCATGCGCGGCCAGGGCCCGTTCGCGGATTTGCTGCGCAGGCGTTTCGAAGTCGCCTGCCGCAAGCGCGGCTTCCATCGCGCGCGCAGCCTGCAACTGGATTGCACACGGTTCACGCCGCCGCGCAAAGCCTCGCCGCAGGGCGAACTCTTTTGAGCGCACTCAGCGCGCGGAAAGATATTTCCCGAACCAATCCAGCGTCCGCCGCAGGATGTCTTCCTGGTCGGCGTGGTCGGCGATGTGGTGGCCCTGGTTGGCGTACACGACCAGCGTCGTCGGCACGCCCAGCGTCTTCAGCGCGTGCCAGTATTCGAACGATTGCGGCGCCGGGCACTCCTCGTCGCGTTCGCCCACCACGATCAGCGCGGGCGTGTGCGCGTTCTTGATGTAATTGATCGCCGAACTTTTCGCGTAGGCCGCGGGATCGTCGTACAGCGACGCGCCGAAGAACGGAATCATCCACTGGTCGATCTGGTTCTCGCCGTAATAGCTTTGCCAGTCGGACAGGCCGGCGCCCGCCACCACCGCCTTGAAACGCTGCGTGCGGGTCGGCGCGAACATGCTCATGAAGCCGCCATAGCTCCAGCCCATCATGCCGAGCCGCGCAGCGTCGATCGGCAGCTTTTTCTCGATCTGGTCGACGCCCGCGAGGATGTCGTCGAGATCGCCGTAACCCATCTGGTTGCGGATCGCCTGCGCGTACTTTTCGCCTTCACCGAAACTGCCGCGCGGATTGGGCATCAGCACGAAGTAGCCGAATTCCGAAAGCATCGTCGCGTTGCTGCCCCAGCCCGGCAGGGTCGCCGACGACGGGCCGCCGTGCACGTACACGATCATCGGATACGTCTTGTGCGCGTCGTAGTTGGCCGGATACATCAGCCAGCCCTGCACGTGGAAACCGTCGTGGTCCCACTCCATCGATTCGGCCTTGCCCCACGTGTGCGCGAGATCCTTGTTGATGGCGGTGACCGCGGGTGGCGGCGCGGTGGTGAGCTGGCCCGCATGCACCTCGGGCGGCTGGTCGAACGAATCGCCCGCGTAGGCGATCCGCCGCGGCAACTTGTCGGACAGCGAAACCGAAAGCGCCGCGCGGCCATCGCCGATGCGGCCCGGCGCGGTGAACCACAGGCGCGTCTGGCGCGCGCCGTTGCCGGCCAGCGTGTATTCCGTCACCTGCACCTTGCCGCTCGCGATCTGGTTGACCAGCAGCGAGCGCGCATCCAGGAACGTGAACCACGACGGCGTGACCTTCGCGCCTTCGGTCAGGTCCGCCGGCGTGCCGCCGGAGGCGGGCACGCCGTAGATGTCGCCCCCGGTGGCGCCACGATCGCTCATCAATCCGCCGATGAACAGGATGCGTGCGTCGTCCGGCGACCAGCGCGGCAGCGCGATCTGCAGGCCGTGCAGCAAACCGTTCACCGTCGCCGGATCGACGATGACCCTGGGCGCCGCGCCGCTGCGCGCATCCTGCACGTACAGTTTGGCCGTCCACCAGTTGTCGTCACCCGGCGGCTTCGCGGCGATGTAGGCGATGCGGTTGCCGATCGACGACGCGCGGAATTCGTACACATACAGGCCTTCCGGCGTCAGCAGTTCGGGCGCGCCGCCCGACGCCGCGATGCGGGCCACGCGCTGCACCTGCACGTCGGCTTCGCCGATCACGCCCACGCGCGGATTGCCCGAAGCCGTCGCGTAGGGCAGGCGCGTCGCGCCGGGTACGTAAAGGAACGCGATGCGCTGGCCGTCGCGGCTCCATTGCATGTCTTGCGCGAAGCCTTGGATGTCCGCAAGCTTGCGCGGCGGCTTGTCGGCAGTGGCGTCGATCAGCCAGATCGCGCCGCTGATCGGCTCGGTGTTCGAAGGATCGACCTTGCAGCGCGTCAGCACCGCAAGTTCATTCGCGCGCGGCGCCCAGCGGATGCCTTCCTCGCGGCAGCCGCCGGGAATCGCGATGGCGTGCGCGTCTTGGCCGTTCCACGTGCCCAGCATCAGCTCCGTTTGCTCGTCATGCTCGACGATCCAGGCAAGGTGCTGGCCGTCGTACGACAGCGCCACCGCGGGAATGTCCTTGACCTTGGCGCGCTGGGCGAGGATCTGTTCGATCTTCGCGTTTTTCGGCGACGCGGACGCGGGCGGTGCCTCGGCCTGCAAGGCGGGTGCGACGGCCAATGCCGCGCTTGCGGCAAGCAACAGCAAACCGTGACGGGCGGATTTCATGACGCGCCTTCGTGAAGGGGAATCGCGCGAACGTACACCCGCGCCGCGCGCAGCGCCAAGTGCCAGTGGATACGATTGCGCGCGGTGCCGCGAACGCGATCGGCTGCGCGTTACGCTCTTTTTTCGGCCGACGCGTGCAGGATGCGCGGCTCGTCGTACTCGCTCCGGATCGGGCTGCCCTCGACGACGCGCGGCGATTTGCCTTGCCGCGCGTCGAGCAGCCGGTCGAGCTGCGCCTGCAGGGCCTTCATCTGCACGGTGTGCCGATGCAGCGCCGCCATGGTCGCCCACTGCAGCACGCACA
The genomic region above belongs to Rhodanobacteraceae bacterium and contains:
- a CDS encoding Lipase LipU produces the protein MNPVIRNARWWLAALAAALACAPAMAATTHVDAQDTVHAPAYYDKINTARAQLMAQLYPVTVEQRRIGGVPTQVLTPKQGIAPAQRHRVLINLHGGAFLWGAGAGGLVEAIPVASVGRIEVITVDYRQGPEHLFPAAREDVAAVYRALLKQYPAKNIGIYGCSAGGVLTGEAVARFIHEHLPVPGAIGMYCGALAELSGDSAWIAPVLDGGAPTTSPLKLADLPYFKRAHASDSLVFPANSPELLKQFPPTLLITGTRDFTMSSEIQSQRLLTNAGVDAELHIWDGMWHSFFSDPEMPESKEAYAVMVHFFDRHLGH
- a CDS encoding TPR domain protein, whose amino-acid sequence is MRAVAANPLHEAMQRVNGLLKAGEFRAARDALRETVEAHPDYAEAQRLLGGVTLMLGDAADAERILRRAIERDPEWAPTLTTLGELLLGSGRHAEAETLLQRAATTKQPDPHAAQVLARYYNDRKQPARALAITAPFCARDDVPTELSVQHVTALVALGRSGDAIEWCRKQLARSPDDAAAEQALATALQAANRHGDAESVARRALERGPRNATLCYTHARSLVALGEYARAETALRDCLRLEPQHVDAHGDLARLIWMRSGDEDEVTAALDAALQTFPNNDALWAAKAAVLQGAGDARAAWACLMARVERPQAPPALQVRAGLAALEFDSRIALDRAECALRAMPNDPTARTLQAAALLGVGDAQAALRTCDVLRRESPDDQYLLALQTTAWRMLGDARYAQLCDYPDLVVAYRLEPPPPWTNLADFLDELQRALGRLHDAFKYPLLFQSLRHGTETTNDLTRSDDPAIRALFSAFDAPIRDYIARMGEGTDPLRRRNRGTYKFNGSWSVRLRNDGFHHNHVHPRGWISSACYVALPGIMKDAASREGLLTFGEPGILTTPALAAQHEVRPGTGMLVLFPSYFWHGTVPISGTQTRLTVAFDAVPDR
- a CDS encoding Radical SAM domain protein encodes the protein MSAIPPARIKGRGAASNPEGRFEHVRHQAEDDGWQSALLDEAAPRPRTEVTEERARSVITRNDSPDIAFEQAMNPYRGCEHGCIYCFARPSHSYLNLSPGLDFETRLRAKTNLADVLRAELSKPGYVVKPINIGSNTDPYQPVEKKWRLTRAALEVLAECRHPCTIVTKNALVERDLDILGAMASEKLVQVFVSVNSLDNRLASKLEPRASAPHRRLQAVQALTQAGVPTGVLVAPVIPALNDRDMEAVLERAAEAGANTAGYTVLRLPWELKTLFREWLSIHVPQRAEHVMSLVQQMNGGRDYDSDFRTRMRGQGPFADLLRRRFEVACRKRGFHRARSLQLDCTRFTPPRKASPQGELF
- a CDS encoding S9 family peptidase, which encodes MKSARHGLLLLAASAALAVAPALQAEAPPASASPKNAKIEQILAQRAKVKDIPAVALSYDGQHLAWIVEHDEQTELMLGTWNGQDAHAIAIPGGCREEGIRWAPRANELAVLTRCKVDPSNTEPISGAIWLIDATADKPPRKLADIQGFAQDMQWSRDGQRIAFLYVPGATRLPYATASGNPRVGVIGEADVQVQRVARIAASGGAPELLTPEGLYVYEFRASSIGNRIAYIAAKPPGDDNWWTAKLYVQDARSGAAPRVIVDPATVNGLLHGLQIALPRWSPDDARILFIGGLMSDRGATGGDIYGVPASGGTPADLTEGAKVTPSWFTFLDARSLLVNQIASGKVQVTEYTLAGNGARQTRLWFTAPGRIGDGRAALSVSLSDKLPRRIAYAGDSFDQPPEVHAGQLTTAPPPAVTAINKDLAHTWGKAESMEWDHDGFHVQGWLMYPANYDAHKTYPMIVYVHGGPSSATLPGWGSNATMLSEFGYFVLMPNPRGSFGEGEKYAQAIRNQMGYGDLDDILAGVDQIEKKLPIDAARLGMMGWSYGGFMSMFAPTRTQRFKAVVAGAGLSDWQSYYGENQIDQWMIPFFGASLYDDPAAYAKSSAINYIKNAHTPALIVVGERDEECPAPQSFEYWHALKTLGVPTTLVVYANQGHHIADHADQEDILRRTLDWFGKYLSAR